A window from bacterium encodes these proteins:
- a CDS encoding riboflavin synthase: LALGDRLGGHMVSGHMDGVGRLREKRPDGDSVWVTVDAPPEVMRYIVEKGSVAVDGISLTVAACDAASFSMAIIPHTGERTMLLEKAPGAAVNLEADLIGKYVEKLLGPHVDAKKARGNLTLEKLREHGYA, encoded by the coding sequence CCTCGCGTTGGGGGATCGCCTGGGGGGACACATGGTGAGCGGCCATATGGACGGAGTCGGCCGGCTGCGGGAGAAGCGCCCCGACGGCGATTCGGTTTGGGTGACGGTGGATGCCCCGCCGGAGGTGATGCGCTATATCGTAGAGAAGGGTTCGGTGGCGGTGGACGGCATCAGCCTGACGGTGGCCGCCTGCGATGCGGCTTCCTTCTCGATGGCGATCATTCCCCACACCGGGGAGCGGACGATGCTTCTCGAAAAGGCGCCCGGGGCGGCGGTGAACCTCGAGGCGGATTTGATCGGAAAATATGTGGAAAAACTTCTCGGCCCCCATGTGGACGCAAAAAAGGCCCGGGGGAATCTGACGCTGGAGAAACTTCGGGAGCACGGCTATGCCTAA
- the ribH gene encoding 6,7-dimethyl-8-ribityllumazine synthase — protein MTEALEGTLDGKGLRIGVVSARFNDFIVDHLERGAMEGLRQCDVRPADVHLVRVPGSFELPLAAMRLAESGSYDAIICLGCVIRGATSHYDLVCAEAAKGVAGVSQKTGVPAIFSVVTTDTIEQAIERSGAKMGNKGYDGALTAVEMANLLKQIGKGVSRSARKKS, from the coding sequence ATGACAGAAGCGCTGGAGGGAACGCTGGACGGGAAGGGGCTCCGGATCGGAGTCGTTTCCGCCCGCTTCAACGATTTCATCGTGGATCACCTCGAGCGGGGGGCGATGGAGGGGCTCAGACAGTGCGACGTGCGCCCGGCGGATGTGCATCTGGTCCGCGTGCCGGGCTCCTTTGAGCTGCCGCTGGCGGCGATGCGGCTGGCCGAGTCGGGAAGCTATGACGCCATCATCTGTCTTGGCTGCGTGATCCGGGGGGCGACGAGTCACTACGATCTGGTATGCGCCGAGGCGGCCAAGGGAGTGGCGGGAGTCTCGCAGAAAACCGGTGTGCCCGCCATTTTCTCGGTCGTGACGACCGATACCATCGAGCAGGCGATAGAGCGCTCGGGCGCGAAGATGGGCAACAAGGGCTACGACGGCGCACTGACCGCCGTCGAGATGGCGAATCTTCTGAAGCAAATCGGCAAGGGCGTCTCCCGCTCCGCCCGGAAGAAAAGCTGA
- the nusB gene encoding transcription antitermination factor NusB, producing the protein MASRHKAREVAMQLLYYLDSVEGEPVAEVARFWGLHPEAVGVAPYVEKLVHKVLGAAPEIERAISDASEKWSFHRMDAVSRCILRIGACELMYYADVPPKVVIDEAVELAKEYGPATSDKFVNAILDRLLRERAPA; encoded by the coding sequence ATGGCGAGTCGGCACAAGGCCCGCGAGGTGGCGATGCAGCTCCTCTATTATCTCGACAGCGTCGAGGGGGAGCCCGTCGCCGAGGTTGCGCGCTTTTGGGGGCTTCACCCCGAGGCCGTCGGTGTTGCTCCCTATGTGGAGAAGCTGGTCCACAAGGTGCTCGGCGCCGCGCCCGAGATTGAGCGCGCCATTTCGGATGCGAGCGAAAAGTGGTCGTTTCATCGGATGGACGCGGTCTCCCGGTGCATTTTGCGCATCGGTGCCTGCGAATTGATGTATTATGCCGATGTCCCGCCCAAGGTGGTGATCGATGAGGCGGTGGAGTTGGCAAAAGAATACGGTCCGGCCACATCGGACAAATTCGTAAACGCCATTCTAGACCGGCTCCTTCGCGAGAGGGCACCCGCCTGA
- the lptE gene encoding LPS assembly lipoprotein LptE has protein sequence MRPACRRQRAGKRCERAGGLLQVALAAFLLAAAGCGYALEGTRKEGPLKNVNTIAIANFVNETQEPGLERTLTDATRAKFIVDGRIRVVDGGAAAVILEAKIRQYELIPIGFTRTDEVRRYRVAIKTLVTIRDTARGEILFSQNVESDSEFDLGATVSGTDAIRTETNSRVAVLFADELISLVLEGF, from the coding sequence TTGAGACCGGCGTGCAGGCGCCAGCGGGCGGGAAAAAGGTGTGAACGGGCCGGGGGTCTCCTGCAGGTCGCCCTGGCGGCCTTCCTTTTGGCCGCCGCCGGCTGTGGATATGCGCTCGAGGGGACACGGAAGGAAGGCCCCCTGAAGAACGTCAACACCATCGCGATCGCGAATTTCGTGAACGAAACGCAGGAGCCCGGCCTGGAGCGCACCCTGACGGACGCGACGCGGGCGAAGTTCATCGTGGATGGACGCATCCGGGTCGTGGACGGCGGGGCCGCGGCGGTGATCCTGGAAGCGAAGATTCGCCAGTACGAACTGATCCCCATCGGGTTCACGAGGACGGACGAGGTGCGCCGCTACCGGGTAGCTATCAAGACGCTGGTGACGATTCGGGATACGGCCCGCGGCGAGATTTTGTTCAGCCAAAACGTCGAGTCCGACTCGGAGTTCGACCTGGGGGCGACGGTTTCGGGAACCGACGCGATCCGGACCGAGACCAATTCCCGGGTCGCGGTCTTGTTCGCGGACGAGTTGATCAGCCTGGTGCTTGAGGGCTTCTAG
- the holA gene encoding DNA polymerase III subunit delta gives MVRTPRKPPANSFSYALAALQKGALHPLYFLHGPETILRDEFLRAIRRTIFGEEVNDFSYDRIDWSGGKGADVAAAARTLPFMSGKRLVEVRGLETVGEADDNALLPLIEDPSSDAVVVFMAEKPDLRTRFFRRLKDAAQSVPLETPGDRELPAWLKIQAESLGFRLTGEAALMLVQVVEPSLGRFHSGFVGAGGTAGEEEVREVVGRSRVEAIYKLGSVLAAGDTAGAVRLVRHLMENEVSPIQLLGLLRNQIRQWTIAKAAAQRRMNAGELASLLHIPLFAAERLQREVSSVSARFFRSLPEKLLAADRRMKRTSGERAAERALEMFFLEVAQTEGAFETGRGTPPSWGLRV, from the coding sequence ATGGTCCGGACGCCGAGAAAACCCCCCGCAAATTCCTTCTCCTACGCCCTGGCCGCGCTGCAGAAGGGCGCCCTGCATCCGCTCTATTTTTTACACGGACCGGAGACGATCCTGCGGGACGAGTTTCTCCGGGCCATCCGGCGGACAATCTTCGGGGAGGAGGTAAACGATTTCAGCTACGATCGGATCGACTGGTCGGGGGGGAAGGGGGCCGACGTGGCGGCGGCGGCCCGGACGCTGCCCTTCATGTCGGGCAAGCGGCTGGTCGAGGTCCGCGGCCTGGAGACGGTGGGCGAGGCGGACGACAATGCGCTGCTCCCGCTTATCGAGGATCCGTCCTCCGATGCGGTTGTGGTCTTCATGGCCGAGAAGCCCGATCTGCGGACCCGCTTTTTCCGCCGCCTGAAGGATGCGGCCCAGAGCGTCCCCCTGGAGACGCCAGGAGATCGCGAGCTTCCCGCCTGGCTCAAGATTCAGGCGGAGAGTCTGGGTTTCCGGCTCACGGGCGAGGCGGCGCTCATGCTCGTGCAGGTGGTGGAACCCTCCCTGGGGCGCTTTCATTCGGGATTCGTCGGCGCGGGGGGCACGGCGGGCGAGGAGGAGGTCCGTGAGGTCGTGGGCCGCTCCCGCGTGGAGGCCATCTACAAGCTGGGGAGCGTCCTGGCGGCGGGGGACACCGCGGGGGCAGTGCGGCTTGTGCGGCACCTGATGGAAAACGAAGTCTCTCCGATCCAGCTTCTGGGCCTTTTGCGGAACCAGATCAGGCAATGGACGATTGCGAAGGCGGCCGCACAGCGGAGGATGAATGCGGGAGAGTTGGCCTCGCTTCTTCACATCCCGCTTTTTGCGGCCGAGCGCCTGCAGCGGGAGGTGAGCAGTGTGAGCGCACGGTTTTTCCGCTCCCTTCCCGAGAAACTGCTTGCGGCGGATCGGCGAATGAAGCGCACGTCGGGAGAGCGCGCGGCCGAGCGTGCACTGGAGATGTTCTTCCTGGAGGTGGCGCAGACGGAAGGCGCGTTTGAAACCGGGAGGGGGACACCCCCCTCGTGGGGTCTGCGCGTCTAG